One Candidatus Bathyarchaeota archaeon genomic window, GGTGAAGAAAAGACAGTTACTATAAGAGGTAGTGATATGAATAAAATAGAATATATAGCTCCTAATGCTGAGCTTGAATCGGGTTCGCTTGTATCGACTACAGATTCTGTTGGCATGAACTTAGGATATTATATAGCTTATCCCTCAGATCTCGATAAGCCATTTGCCAAAAGGGGACAATCAGTTACTGTTGAATATACTCTAGTTGAGATGGAGGGAGATAGAGAAAAACTAGTAGTGGAAAAAAAGAGCTTTCAAATTAAGGGCATCTTCAATGAGACTGGCAATATGAATCTAGATAATTTCGCTTATGTATCCCCTGCAGCTGCAAATGCCTTGTTTGATAAAAAAAGCGTATATGATGGAATTTATGCAATCACAAAGGATGCAGATGATAACGAAGCAGTAGAAGAAAGGATCAGAAAGATCTATGGAAAGAATATAGGGATTATTTCTCCTAAAGCATTAGCCGAGACCATAAAAGACGTTATGGCCCAATTCACTGGCTTTATTGGCGCAGTTGCCCTTGTATCCATGTTTGTTGGAGCGGTAGGCATAATAACAACCCTTTATACATCGGTTATGGAACGAACTAGAGAGATTGGATTATTAAAAGCAATAGGTTATAGCAATAGAACAATACTTATTATGTTTCTTACAGAATCTATAGCGATAGGTCTTTTAGGAGTAATATTAGGATTATTGGCTGGTGCTGGTGGTGCGTACGCTTTGGTACAGTTTTTAATGCAATCAGATCCTGAAGCTCAATCTAGTTCACAATCTGGCGCAACTATGAGTCCCGTTTTCAGACCAACAGATGTGTTAGAAGTATTTCTTCTAGCTTTTATTTTGAGTGTTATAGCAGGTCTTTACCCTGCTTGGAGGGCTTCCAGACTTAGTCCAATCACAGCTTTAAGAAAGGAGTGAAAAAAGTATGAGTAAAAAATTGATGGGTTACAAATGGATCTTTTTATTATCGATATTATTAATTCCCTTATCCCTAGGTTCAATTGAGAGTACTAAAGGTCAGACTACAAACTTAGAAGTCAAAGTATATCCAACAACACTTGATGCAGGATATAATACCACTGTGACTGTTGACGTAATCAACGAGTTTGAACCAATATATGATGTGGATGTAAGTTTAAGTTTCTCACCGCCTTCTCAATCCGATATAATGGCAGCTGCGCCTTCTGATGCTCCTGTAGTGATAGGAACCGGAAATTTCAAATTTGAAAAGATTGAAGAGGGAGAATCAGTAAGAATCGATCCAGTAGTTTTCGCAAGCAGAGATTACTCAGGCAAAGGATATTCATCCTATGTTACGATATCCTATAAACGGCTTGGTTATATATCTACTCAATCTGAAGTTCATGTCGTTGGTTTTTATGTGAAAGGTCAAATAGACATGATTGTTTACGAGTTTTCAGTTGAACCGGATCCAGTGGTTGCTGGTTCTGAGATCATAATAACTGCAAGCTTATTGAATAAAGGAACTATAGAAGCCAGCTATACAAACGTAAGCTTAACTCCGAACCCAATATTGATCCAAAAGCTTGAAAGCTACAGCTATATAGGTGAAGTAGATCCCAATTCACCTGCACCATTTACTCTCGAATCAATAGCCAAAGAAGATACTGAAGAAGGAAAATATCCGGTTAATATAAGAATCGAATATGAGGATGAGG contains:
- a CDS encoding ABC transporter permease; this encodes MNVIELFKLSFGALNERKVRSGLTVLMVVIGVALMTSLNGLGAGMDNFIDDQLGTLGANILIITPSEAGPAFGPPQETPETKLTSQTVQTIERVHGVEHVIPYYTGVVTMRSSGEEKTVTIRGSDMNKIEYIAPNAELESGSLVSTTDSVGMNLGYYIAYPSDLDKPFAKRGQSVTVEYTLVEMEGDREKLVVEKKSFQIKGIFNETGNMNLDNFAYVSPAAANALFDKKSVYDGIYAITKDADDNEAVEERIRKIYGKNIGIISPKALAETIKDVMAQFTGFIGAVALVSMFVGAVGIITTLYTSVMERTREIGLLKAIGYSNRTILIMFLTESIAIGLLGVILGLLAGAGGAYALVQFLMQSDPEAQSSSQSGATMSPVFRPTDVLEVFLLAFILSVIAGLYPAWRASRLSPITALRKE